The following proteins are co-located in the Apium graveolens cultivar Ventura chromosome 5, ASM990537v1, whole genome shotgun sequence genome:
- the LOC141724498 gene encoding phosphoinositide phosphatase SAC4-like isoform X3, with product MAMEAENGNEVHLQNQDIVVEEPGSDVNVSRSAIMQKFRLYQTHSNFYMVGRNKSKTYWRVLKIDRLEPFELNILEDSTIYTQRQCADLLRRINEGNKSTGGLKFVTNCYGIVGFIKFLGPYYMLIITKRKPIGAICGHTIYAISKSEILPLPNPAVLADMVISKNENRYKKLFCTVDLTKDFFFSYSYNVMCSFQKNMCDDVAEKVLYETMFVWNEFLSRGIRNLVKNTFWTVALVYGFFRQTTHSFSGRDIKLTLIARRSQYYAGTRYLKRGVNEHGRVANDVETEQIVFEDASEGFSIQISSVVQNRGSIPLFWSQETSRLNIKPDIILSKRDQTYQATRLHFENLVERYGNPIIILNLIKTNEKRPRESILRTEFANAIEIINKDLSEENNLKFIHWDLNKHSRRQATTVLLSLGKVAAYALTLTGFFYCQVTPDLISEGPVNWPDFKNVVYDNMYPPTHRDINKERHCDDDPEDGKNVEKILNGDSNVDNEEYYGKSPLFQKGVLRTNCIDCLDRTNVAQYAYGLIALGQQLHALGVKDSSKIDLDDPLADDLMRFYERMGDTLAHQYGGSAAHNKIFSQRRGQWKAATQSQEFFRTLQRYLSNAYMDAEKQSAINLFLGSFQPQHEKPEVLELNYNQHYNVYRNGQADENGRSFFRRSISDGNILRKSRLPGSASSDDFSKAEDTSKGHSESTPDVSACEADVTFSRFTPQRPRKQHYGDDDNRDASDYSNFIDLGWLSSSSSSCEELFDRSTAMNSSVATLSTENLVNELVGETTPSTSGYGSSMKVSIVVVSCVGYHHTLYAK from the exons ATGGCAATGGAAGCTGAAAATGGAAATGAGGTGCACTTGCAAAATCAGGACATTGTTGTGGAGGAGCCTGGTTCTGATGTTAATGTTTCGCGTTCTGCCATTATGCAGAAGTTTCGGCTCTATCAGACTCATTCG AATTTTTATATGGTAGGAAGGAATAAGAGTAAAACATACTGGAGAGTTTTAAAGATAGACAGGTTGGAGCCTTTCGAGCTCAACATTCTTGAAGATTCTACTATATATACACAGAGACAATGTGCTGACTTGTTGAGGCGGATAAACGAGGGAAACAAATCCACAGGAGGTCTTAAGTTTGTCACAAATTGCTATGGTATTGTTG GTTTCATCAAGTTTCTGGGGCCGTATTACATGTTGATTATAACTAAACGGAAGCCAATTGGTGCTATTTGTGGTCACACCATCTATGCTATTTCCAAGAGCGAaatacttcctcttccaaatccTGCAGTTCTAGCAGATATGGTTATTTCCAAAAATGAAAACAG ATACAAGAAGCTCTTTTGTACTGTGGATCTCACGAAGGACTTCTTCTTCAGCTATTCATACAATGTCATGTGCAGTTTTCAGAAGAACATGTGTGACGATGTGGCGGAGAAGGTCCTCTACGAAACCATGTTTGTCTGGAATGAATTTTTGAGTCGTGGCATCCGGAATCTAGTGAAGAACACTTTTTGGACTGTAGCCTTGGTCTATGGATTTTTTAGACAG ACTACACACTCATTCTCTGGGAGGGACATTAAACTGACTCTTATAGCAAGACGTTCACAGTATTATGCAGGAACAAG GTATTTAAAGCGAGGAGTAAATGAGCACGGAAGAGTTGCTAATGATGTAGAGACAGAACAAATTGTGTTTGAGGATGCTTCCGAAGGGTTTTCTATTCAAATTAGTTCCGTTGTTCAAAATCGTGGGTCAATTCCACTTTTTTGGTCGCAGGAAACATCACGCCTAAATATCAAACCTGATATTATAT TGTCTAAGAGAGATCAAACCTATCAGGCGACTAGACTTCACTTCGAAAATCTTGTGGAGAGATATGGAAATCCTATAATAATCCTAAATTTAATAAAG ACAAATGAAAAAAGGCCTCGAGAGTCTATTCTTCGAACGGAGTTTGCCAATGCTATTGAAATCATTAATAAAGACTTGTCAGAGGAGAATAATCTCAAGTTCATTCACTGGGATTTGAACAAACACTCTCGGAG GCAAGCTACAACTGTATTGCTAAGTTTGGGCAAAGTGGCTGCATATGCATTGACACTTACCGGCTTTTTCTATTGTCAAGTAACACCAGACTTGATATCCGAGGGGCCGGTAAACTGGCCTGATTTCAA GAACGTTGTTTATGATAACATGTATCCACCAACACATCGCGACATCAATAAGGAGAGACACTGTGACGATGACCCTGAGGATGGCAAAAATGTTGAGAAAATATTAAATGGAGATAGTAATGTTGATAATGAGGAATATTATGGCAAGTCACCCTTGTTCCAGAAGGGTGTTCTTAGGACTAATTGTATAGACTGTTTAGATCGCACAAACGTTGCCCAATATGCATATGGTTTGATTGCTTTGGGGCAGCAACTGCATGCATTAGGAGTCAAAGATTCCTCCAAGATAGACCTTGATGATCCTTTGGCTGACGACTTAATGAGGTTCTATGAGAGAATGGGTGACACTCTGGCACATCAATATGGTGGCTCAGCTGCACATAACAAG ATCTTTTCTCAGAGAAGGGGGCAGTGGAAGGCTGCAACACAATCCCAAGAGTTCTTCAGAACTCTCCAGCGATACCTTAGCAATGCTTACATGGACGCTGAAAAACAAAGTGCTATTAACTT ATTCTTGGGTTCTTTTCAGCCACAACATGAAAAGCCTGAAGTCTTAGAGCTAAACTACAACCAGCATTATAATGTATACCGGAATGGCCAAGCTGATGAAAATGGAAG GTCTTTTTTCCGGAGATCCATCTCAGATGGGAACATACTTCGTAAAAGCAGATTGCCTGGGTCCGCCTCTAGTGATGACTTTTCTAAGGCTGAAGATACAAGTAAAGGGCATAGCGAGTCAACACCAGATGTATCAGCTTGTGAGGCTGATGTGACATTCTCAAG ATTTACCCCGCAAAGGCCTCGAAAGCAGCATTATGGAGATGATGACAATAGAGATGCATCTGACTACTCAAACTTTATAGATCTTGGCTGGCTTTCCTCCTCTTCGAGCTCATGTGAAGAGTTGTTTGACAG GTCAACGGCGATGAATTCGTCAGTTGCCACATTGTCAACTGAAAATCTAGTCAACGAACTAGTTGGAGAGACTACTCCATCCACCAGTGGATATGGCTCTAGCATGAAGGTCAGTATTGTTGTTGTCTCTTGCGTTGGATACCATCATACATTATATGCTAAATAA
- the LOC141724498 gene encoding phosphoinositide phosphatase SAC2-like isoform X2, with translation MAMEAENGNEVHLQNQDIVVEEPGSDVNVSRSAIMQKFRLYQTHSNFYMVGRNKSKTYWRVLKIDRLEPFELNILEDSTIYTQRQCADLLRRINEGNKSTGGLKFVTNCYGFIKFLGPYYMLIITKRKPIGAICGHTIYAISKSEILPLPNPAVLADMVISKNENRYKKLFCTVDLTKDFFFSYSYNVMCSFQKNMCDDVAEKVLYETMFVWNEFLSRGIRNLVKNTFWTVALVYGFFRQTTHSFSGRDIKLTLIARRSQYYAGTRYLKRGVNEHGRVANDVETEQIVFEDASEGFSIQISSVVQNRGSIPLFWSQETSRLNIKPDIILSKRDQTYQATRLHFENLVERYGNPIIILNLIKTNEKRPRESILRTEFANAIEIINKDLSEENNLKFIHWDLNKHSRRQATTVLLSLGKVAAYALTLTGFFYCQVTPDLISEGPVNWPDFKNVVYDNMYPPTHRDINKERHCDDDPEDGKNVEKILNGDSNVDNEEYYGKSPLFQKGVLRTNCIDCLDRTNVAQYAYGLIALGQQLHALGVKDSSKIDLDDPLADDLMRFYERMGDTLAHQYGGSAAHNKIFSQRRGQWKAATQSQEFFRTLQRYLSNAYMDAEKQSAINLFLGSFQPQHEKPEVLELNYNQHYNVYRNGQADENGRSFFRRSISDGNILRKSRLPGSASSDDFSKAEDTSKGHSESTPDVSACEADVTFSRFTPQRPRKQHYGDDDNRDASDYSNFIDLGWLSSSSSSCEELFDRSTAMNSSVATLSTENLVNELVGETTPSTSGYGSSMKVREMIGTELSCDENQNEEVLDEFSDSFVRWVTQGETLCF, from the exons ATGGCAATGGAAGCTGAAAATGGAAATGAGGTGCACTTGCAAAATCAGGACATTGTTGTGGAGGAGCCTGGTTCTGATGTTAATGTTTCGCGTTCTGCCATTATGCAGAAGTTTCGGCTCTATCAGACTCATTCG AATTTTTATATGGTAGGAAGGAATAAGAGTAAAACATACTGGAGAGTTTTAAAGATAGACAGGTTGGAGCCTTTCGAGCTCAACATTCTTGAAGATTCTACTATATATACACAGAGACAATGTGCTGACTTGTTGAGGCGGATAAACGAGGGAAACAAATCCACAGGAGGTCTTAAGTTTGTCACAAATTGCTATG GTTTCATCAAGTTTCTGGGGCCGTATTACATGTTGATTATAACTAAACGGAAGCCAATTGGTGCTATTTGTGGTCACACCATCTATGCTATTTCCAAGAGCGAaatacttcctcttccaaatccTGCAGTTCTAGCAGATATGGTTATTTCCAAAAATGAAAACAG ATACAAGAAGCTCTTTTGTACTGTGGATCTCACGAAGGACTTCTTCTTCAGCTATTCATACAATGTCATGTGCAGTTTTCAGAAGAACATGTGTGACGATGTGGCGGAGAAGGTCCTCTACGAAACCATGTTTGTCTGGAATGAATTTTTGAGTCGTGGCATCCGGAATCTAGTGAAGAACACTTTTTGGACTGTAGCCTTGGTCTATGGATTTTTTAGACAG ACTACACACTCATTCTCTGGGAGGGACATTAAACTGACTCTTATAGCAAGACGTTCACAGTATTATGCAGGAACAAG GTATTTAAAGCGAGGAGTAAATGAGCACGGAAGAGTTGCTAATGATGTAGAGACAGAACAAATTGTGTTTGAGGATGCTTCCGAAGGGTTTTCTATTCAAATTAGTTCCGTTGTTCAAAATCGTGGGTCAATTCCACTTTTTTGGTCGCAGGAAACATCACGCCTAAATATCAAACCTGATATTATAT TGTCTAAGAGAGATCAAACCTATCAGGCGACTAGACTTCACTTCGAAAATCTTGTGGAGAGATATGGAAATCCTATAATAATCCTAAATTTAATAAAG ACAAATGAAAAAAGGCCTCGAGAGTCTATTCTTCGAACGGAGTTTGCCAATGCTATTGAAATCATTAATAAAGACTTGTCAGAGGAGAATAATCTCAAGTTCATTCACTGGGATTTGAACAAACACTCTCGGAG GCAAGCTACAACTGTATTGCTAAGTTTGGGCAAAGTGGCTGCATATGCATTGACACTTACCGGCTTTTTCTATTGTCAAGTAACACCAGACTTGATATCCGAGGGGCCGGTAAACTGGCCTGATTTCAA GAACGTTGTTTATGATAACATGTATCCACCAACACATCGCGACATCAATAAGGAGAGACACTGTGACGATGACCCTGAGGATGGCAAAAATGTTGAGAAAATATTAAATGGAGATAGTAATGTTGATAATGAGGAATATTATGGCAAGTCACCCTTGTTCCAGAAGGGTGTTCTTAGGACTAATTGTATAGACTGTTTAGATCGCACAAACGTTGCCCAATATGCATATGGTTTGATTGCTTTGGGGCAGCAACTGCATGCATTAGGAGTCAAAGATTCCTCCAAGATAGACCTTGATGATCCTTTGGCTGACGACTTAATGAGGTTCTATGAGAGAATGGGTGACACTCTGGCACATCAATATGGTGGCTCAGCTGCACATAACAAG ATCTTTTCTCAGAGAAGGGGGCAGTGGAAGGCTGCAACACAATCCCAAGAGTTCTTCAGAACTCTCCAGCGATACCTTAGCAATGCTTACATGGACGCTGAAAAACAAAGTGCTATTAACTT ATTCTTGGGTTCTTTTCAGCCACAACATGAAAAGCCTGAAGTCTTAGAGCTAAACTACAACCAGCATTATAATGTATACCGGAATGGCCAAGCTGATGAAAATGGAAG GTCTTTTTTCCGGAGATCCATCTCAGATGGGAACATACTTCGTAAAAGCAGATTGCCTGGGTCCGCCTCTAGTGATGACTTTTCTAAGGCTGAAGATACAAGTAAAGGGCATAGCGAGTCAACACCAGATGTATCAGCTTGTGAGGCTGATGTGACATTCTCAAG ATTTACCCCGCAAAGGCCTCGAAAGCAGCATTATGGAGATGATGACAATAGAGATGCATCTGACTACTCAAACTTTATAGATCTTGGCTGGCTTTCCTCCTCTTCGAGCTCATGTGAAGAGTTGTTTGACAG GTCAACGGCGATGAATTCGTCAGTTGCCACATTGTCAACTGAAAATCTAGTCAACGAACTAGTTGGAGAGACTACTCCATCCACCAGTGGATATGGCTCTAGCATGAAG GTGAGGGAGATGATTGGGACAGAGCTGTCCTGTGATGAAAATCAAAATGAAGAAGTTCTTGATGAATTTTCAGACAGTTTTGTTCGCTGGGTAACCCAGGGGGAGACACTTTGCTTCTGA
- the LOC141724498 gene encoding phosphoinositide phosphatase SAC2-like isoform X1, whose translation MAMEAENGNEVHLQNQDIVVEEPGSDVNVSRSAIMQKFRLYQTHSNFYMVGRNKSKTYWRVLKIDRLEPFELNILEDSTIYTQRQCADLLRRINEGNKSTGGLKFVTNCYGIVGFIKFLGPYYMLIITKRKPIGAICGHTIYAISKSEILPLPNPAVLADMVISKNENRYKKLFCTVDLTKDFFFSYSYNVMCSFQKNMCDDVAEKVLYETMFVWNEFLSRGIRNLVKNTFWTVALVYGFFRQTTHSFSGRDIKLTLIARRSQYYAGTRYLKRGVNEHGRVANDVETEQIVFEDASEGFSIQISSVVQNRGSIPLFWSQETSRLNIKPDIILSKRDQTYQATRLHFENLVERYGNPIIILNLIKTNEKRPRESILRTEFANAIEIINKDLSEENNLKFIHWDLNKHSRRQATTVLLSLGKVAAYALTLTGFFYCQVTPDLISEGPVNWPDFKNVVYDNMYPPTHRDINKERHCDDDPEDGKNVEKILNGDSNVDNEEYYGKSPLFQKGVLRTNCIDCLDRTNVAQYAYGLIALGQQLHALGVKDSSKIDLDDPLADDLMRFYERMGDTLAHQYGGSAAHNKIFSQRRGQWKAATQSQEFFRTLQRYLSNAYMDAEKQSAINLFLGSFQPQHEKPEVLELNYNQHYNVYRNGQADENGRSFFRRSISDGNILRKSRLPGSASSDDFSKAEDTSKGHSESTPDVSACEADVTFSRFTPQRPRKQHYGDDDNRDASDYSNFIDLGWLSSSSSSCEELFDRSTAMNSSVATLSTENLVNELVGETTPSTSGYGSSMKVREMIGTELSCDENQNEEVLDEFSDSFVRWVTQGETLCF comes from the exons ATGGCAATGGAAGCTGAAAATGGAAATGAGGTGCACTTGCAAAATCAGGACATTGTTGTGGAGGAGCCTGGTTCTGATGTTAATGTTTCGCGTTCTGCCATTATGCAGAAGTTTCGGCTCTATCAGACTCATTCG AATTTTTATATGGTAGGAAGGAATAAGAGTAAAACATACTGGAGAGTTTTAAAGATAGACAGGTTGGAGCCTTTCGAGCTCAACATTCTTGAAGATTCTACTATATATACACAGAGACAATGTGCTGACTTGTTGAGGCGGATAAACGAGGGAAACAAATCCACAGGAGGTCTTAAGTTTGTCACAAATTGCTATGGTATTGTTG GTTTCATCAAGTTTCTGGGGCCGTATTACATGTTGATTATAACTAAACGGAAGCCAATTGGTGCTATTTGTGGTCACACCATCTATGCTATTTCCAAGAGCGAaatacttcctcttccaaatccTGCAGTTCTAGCAGATATGGTTATTTCCAAAAATGAAAACAG ATACAAGAAGCTCTTTTGTACTGTGGATCTCACGAAGGACTTCTTCTTCAGCTATTCATACAATGTCATGTGCAGTTTTCAGAAGAACATGTGTGACGATGTGGCGGAGAAGGTCCTCTACGAAACCATGTTTGTCTGGAATGAATTTTTGAGTCGTGGCATCCGGAATCTAGTGAAGAACACTTTTTGGACTGTAGCCTTGGTCTATGGATTTTTTAGACAG ACTACACACTCATTCTCTGGGAGGGACATTAAACTGACTCTTATAGCAAGACGTTCACAGTATTATGCAGGAACAAG GTATTTAAAGCGAGGAGTAAATGAGCACGGAAGAGTTGCTAATGATGTAGAGACAGAACAAATTGTGTTTGAGGATGCTTCCGAAGGGTTTTCTATTCAAATTAGTTCCGTTGTTCAAAATCGTGGGTCAATTCCACTTTTTTGGTCGCAGGAAACATCACGCCTAAATATCAAACCTGATATTATAT TGTCTAAGAGAGATCAAACCTATCAGGCGACTAGACTTCACTTCGAAAATCTTGTGGAGAGATATGGAAATCCTATAATAATCCTAAATTTAATAAAG ACAAATGAAAAAAGGCCTCGAGAGTCTATTCTTCGAACGGAGTTTGCCAATGCTATTGAAATCATTAATAAAGACTTGTCAGAGGAGAATAATCTCAAGTTCATTCACTGGGATTTGAACAAACACTCTCGGAG GCAAGCTACAACTGTATTGCTAAGTTTGGGCAAAGTGGCTGCATATGCATTGACACTTACCGGCTTTTTCTATTGTCAAGTAACACCAGACTTGATATCCGAGGGGCCGGTAAACTGGCCTGATTTCAA GAACGTTGTTTATGATAACATGTATCCACCAACACATCGCGACATCAATAAGGAGAGACACTGTGACGATGACCCTGAGGATGGCAAAAATGTTGAGAAAATATTAAATGGAGATAGTAATGTTGATAATGAGGAATATTATGGCAAGTCACCCTTGTTCCAGAAGGGTGTTCTTAGGACTAATTGTATAGACTGTTTAGATCGCACAAACGTTGCCCAATATGCATATGGTTTGATTGCTTTGGGGCAGCAACTGCATGCATTAGGAGTCAAAGATTCCTCCAAGATAGACCTTGATGATCCTTTGGCTGACGACTTAATGAGGTTCTATGAGAGAATGGGTGACACTCTGGCACATCAATATGGTGGCTCAGCTGCACATAACAAG ATCTTTTCTCAGAGAAGGGGGCAGTGGAAGGCTGCAACACAATCCCAAGAGTTCTTCAGAACTCTCCAGCGATACCTTAGCAATGCTTACATGGACGCTGAAAAACAAAGTGCTATTAACTT ATTCTTGGGTTCTTTTCAGCCACAACATGAAAAGCCTGAAGTCTTAGAGCTAAACTACAACCAGCATTATAATGTATACCGGAATGGCCAAGCTGATGAAAATGGAAG GTCTTTTTTCCGGAGATCCATCTCAGATGGGAACATACTTCGTAAAAGCAGATTGCCTGGGTCCGCCTCTAGTGATGACTTTTCTAAGGCTGAAGATACAAGTAAAGGGCATAGCGAGTCAACACCAGATGTATCAGCTTGTGAGGCTGATGTGACATTCTCAAG ATTTACCCCGCAAAGGCCTCGAAAGCAGCATTATGGAGATGATGACAATAGAGATGCATCTGACTACTCAAACTTTATAGATCTTGGCTGGCTTTCCTCCTCTTCGAGCTCATGTGAAGAGTTGTTTGACAG GTCAACGGCGATGAATTCGTCAGTTGCCACATTGTCAACTGAAAATCTAGTCAACGAACTAGTTGGAGAGACTACTCCATCCACCAGTGGATATGGCTCTAGCATGAAG GTGAGGGAGATGATTGGGACAGAGCTGTCCTGTGATGAAAATCAAAATGAAGAAGTTCTTGATGAATTTTCAGACAGTTTTGTTCGCTGGGTAACCCAGGGGGAGACACTTTGCTTCTGA